Genomic segment of Kibdelosporangium phytohabitans:
GAACGGCAACCCATCGACTGGGCCGGGGCGGTGCTGCTGATCGCGTCGCTCGGGCTGCTGACGTTCGCACTGCTGCGCGGCGGGGACCAGGGCTGGGGATCAGCGCCGACGATCGTCCAGTTGGGACTGGCCGTCCTGCTGTTCGTGGTGTTCCTCGGCATCCAGAAGCGGGCGCAGGCGCCGACGCTGGAACTGTCGCTGTTCCGCGTGCCCGCGTTCACCGGTGCCGTGTCGGCGGTCCTCATGTCACGGGTGCTGACCATCGGCGGCACTGTCTACTTCGTCCAGTACTTCCAGGGCGCACTGCACTTCACCGCAACCGGGACCGGCCTGATGCTCGTACCGGGCGCGGTGGCGCAGATGGGGGCGGGGATGCTGGCGGGCAAGCTCCAGGCGCGGTTCCCGCCCGGCCCGATCGTGGCACTCGGTTACGCCTGCAAGGGCGTCGCCGCCACGTGGCTGGGATTCGCGATGAGCCCGACGGCCGGGGTGGTGACGCTCGCGGTCCCGCTGCTGATCTGGGGGTTCGGTGGCGGGATCGCGGGCGCACCGGTCATGTCGGTCGCCATGGGAGTCGTGGACAAGCAGCACGCGGGAATGGTCGGCGGCACGGTCACGACTCTCGCGGCCATAGGCGGCGGAATCGGTACGGCGGTGCTCGGAGTGCTGTACACAGCGCACGCCCAGGGAACGACCGAGGACGCGGTCGCGTCAGGCGCATCGGCCGTGCTGTTCGCGTCCGCCGCCCTCGCCGTGGTCACGCTCGCGCTCGTGCTTGTGTTGATCAACCCAAGGAGCGTTCCTGGGCGGTGACGGCCGGCTGCGTGCGCGTCGCGGTCACGAACTGCGCGAGGCGCGGTCATTCGCTTAGGCACCGGAAGTTCATAACCTGGATGACATGAGCTTTCACCGCGAAGTGATCGGCGTGTGGGGCGAACCCGTCGAGTTCCCGGTCACGCGGGACCACATCATCGCGTACACCAGGGCGACGAACGACCCGACCGGCGTGCACCTGGCAGGTGACCAGGCGCCGCCGGTGTACGCGGTCGTGCCCGCCTTCCGCACGATGGCCGACACCACCCTGTCGGCCGCGCCGGACGAGCTGATGGCACGGATCCTGCACGGTGAGCACGACTTCCACTTCCACCGGCCGATCGTGCCCGGTGACGTGCTGACCTGCCGGGCCAAGGTGACCGGCATCCACGGCAAGTCCTCCGGTGTCGTGGTGACCACCAAGCTCGAGACCCGCGACGCCGGGGACGGCCTGGTCAACGAGCAGTACTTCGTCGGTTTCTTCCGCGGCGGCCAGTTCGGCGAGGCTCTCGGCGAGGCCGCCCCCGGCCACCTCTTCGACGAGGGCCTGCGCGGCCGTGACCCGGACCGGGTCACGGCCCAGAAGTACGACGACGACCAGACCTTCCGGTACGCCGAGGCGTCCGGCGACCCGATGCCCATCCACCTCGACGACGACTTCGCCAGGTCGGTCGGGCTGCCCGGGATCATCGTGCACGGGCTGTGCACGATGGCGTTCGTCTCCCACGCGTTGCCCGATCCCGAGAGGCTGTCGCGCTTGGCGGTGCGGTTCAGCGCACCCGCCCTGCCACGGAACACGATCACCACGTCCGGCTGGCGCACGGACGGCGGGTACACGTTCGAGACCGTCACCGACGAGGGGACAACAGTGATCAAGGACGGCCTGGCCCACTACGCGGGAGCCGCAGCATGAACAAGGTCTACGTGGTCGGCGTCGGGATGACCAAGTTCGAGAAGCCCGGCGGGGACCGGGACTACCCGGCGATGGCCAAGGAAGCGGGCACCAAGGCCCTCGAGGACGCCGGGGTCTCCTACGACAAGGTGCGGGAGGCGTACGTCGGCTTCTGCTACGGCGATTCGACGTCCGGCCAGCGCGCGGTCTACGAACTGGGCATGACCGGGATCCCGGTCGTCAACGTGAACAACAACTGTTCGACCGCGTCCACCGCGTTGTTCCTCGCGGCCCGTGCCGTGCGCGGTGGCCTCGCGGACTGCGCGCTGGCGCTGGGTTTCGAGAAGATGAAGTCCGGGTCGCTGGAAGCCGGGCACACCGACCGGGAACAGCCGCTGCTGCGGCACATCGAGCGCCTGGCCCGGCTGCACGAGTTCCAGATGCCGGTGGCGCCGTGGATGTTCGCCGCCGCCGGGCGTGAGCACATGGCGCGGTACGGAACAACTGCCGAGCAGTTCGCCAAGATCGGCCTGAAGAACCACAAGCACTCGGTCAACAACCCGTACGCGCAGTTCCAGGACGAGTACACGCTCGACGACATCCTGGCGGCCAAGCCGATCGTCGACCCGCTGACCAGGTTGCAGTGCTCACCGACCTCGGACGGCTCGGCGGCGGCCATCGTCGCGAGTGAATCCTTTGTGGACAAGCACGGGCTCGCCGGGCAGGCCGTCGAGATCATCGGCCAGTCGATGGTCACCGACCTGGAGAACACCTTCGACGGCACCGCCGCCGGGATCGTCGGGCTGCACATGACCAAGGCCGCCGCGCTGGAGGTCTACGAGCAGGCCGGAATCGGCCCCGAGGACATCGGCGTGCTCGAGCTGCACGACTGCTTCTCGGTCAACGAACTGCTCACCTACGAGGCGCTCGGCCTCTGCGGCCCCGGCGAAGGCGGCAAGCTCGTCGACAACGGCGACACCACCTACGGCGGCAAGTGGGTGGTCAACCCGTCCGGCGGGCTGATCTCCAAGGGCCACCCGCTCGGCGCCACCGGCCTGGCCCAGTGCGCCGAGATGACCTGGCAGGTCAGGGGAACCGCGGACGCGCGGCAGGTGCCGGGCGTCAAGGTCGCACTCTCGCACAACATCGGACTCGGCGGCGCCGCCGTCGTCACCGCCTACCGGGGAGCCGCCGCGTGATCACCATCGAGAAGACCACCGAACTGCCCGCGAGCGCCGAGAAGATCTGGTCCGCGGTGTCGGACCTGGCCCGCTGGGAGGACTGGCTCACCATCCACCAGAAGTGGAAGAGCGACCTGCCCGCCGAGATCAGCCTCGGCACCAAGGTCACCGGGGTGGCCAGCGTGCTCAACATGCCCAACACCATCGAGTGGACCGTGGACGAGTGGGACGTGCCGAACAAGCTGGCCATCAGCGGCAAGGGCATGGCCGGTGTCGAGGTGGCCATCTCGCTTGCCGTCTCACCCCACGGTGACGGGTCGAAGCTGGTCGTGGTGTCCTCCTTCGCCGGGCAGATGATCGTCGGCGCGATCGCCGGTGCGATCGAACGCGCTTCGAGGCAGGAGCTCGACACCTCGCTGGCCAACCTCGCGAAGCTGGTGGCGTGATGGGGCTCCTGGACGGACGCGTCGCGATCGTGACCGGCGCCGCGCACGGCATCGGCCGTGCGCACGCGCTGCTGCTGGCCAGGGAAGGCGCCCGCGTCGTGGTGAACGACGTGGAAGCCGAGCCGCTCGCCGAAGTCGCCGACGCGATCGGCGGCGAGGCCCACACCGGCAGCATCGCCGACTGGGACAACGCGAAAGCCCTTGTCCAGCAGGCGGTCGACTCGTACGGCCGGCTGGACGTCGTGGTCAACAACGCGGGCATCCTGCGTGACTCGTTCCTCGCGTCGACCGAGGAAAGCCAGTTCGACGCGGTGATCGCGGTGCACCTCAAGGGACATTTCGCCGTGATGCACCACGCCGCGGCGCACTGGAAGGCCGAGTCCAAGGCGGGCAGGCAGCCCAACGGCGCGATCATCAACACGTCGTCCATCTCCGGCACGACGATGCCCAACCCGGGTCAGACCGTGTACGGCGCCGCCAAGGCGGGCATCGCGGCGATGACGCTCGTCGCGGCCATGGAGATGGAGCGGTACGGCGTACGCGTCAACGCGATCGCGCCGATCGCCCGGACCAGGCTCACGCTGGCCACGCCCGGCATGGGCGCGATGTTCGCGGCCGAGGTCCCCGAAGGGCAGTTCGACGCGTTCGACCCGGCCAACATCGCACCGGTCGTCGCCTACCTGGCCAGCGAGAAATGCCCCTTCACCGGCAAGGTCTTCACGGTGCAGGGCGGGGCGATCTCGCTGCTGGAAGGCTGGCGGACCGTGGGCAACGTGGAGCGCGACGGGCCGTGGGACGCCGCGGAACTGGGCGAGCAGCTCTCCGTTTGGGCATAGTGTTCGCATGTCGACGCAGACGGTGCCGATCCACGTCGTGCATCGGCTGCTCAAGCAGGCACAGCGGCGTGGTGTGGACATCACGCCGCTGTTGCGCGCGGCGGGTATCCCCGGCGACATCGCCTACCGGCCGAAAACCCGCGTCACCGTCGAGCAGATGGCCAAGGTCACCCAGGACCTGTGGAAACTGACCGACGACGAGCTGTTCGGCATCGGCCCGCCGATCCCGCTCGGCACGCTCAAGTTCGTCACCCTGTCGATCATCCACGCGCCCGACCTGCGCACGGTCGTCATCCGGACCTGCGGGGCCAGCCGCGTGCTGACCGGCGTGCCCAGGATCAAGGCGCGGTTCGGCGAATCGACCACCCGCGTCGAGCTGGACGTCAGCAGGCTCGACGACCCGGAACACCTCGGCACGGAACTGCTCGTCGCCCTGGTGCACCGGTGGACGAGCTGGCTGATCGGGCGCCGGATCGCACTGCGGTGCGTGCAGCTGCCGTACCCCGTGCCGCCGTACGCCGCCGACTACCACGCGATGTACGGCCGGATGCCGGTGTTCGACGGCCCGGACGGCACCGTCGCGCTGGAGTTCGACTCGGCGCTGCTCAGCGCGCCGGTCGTGCGTGACGAGAACGACCTGGCCGACTACCTCAGCGACCAGCCAGGCGTCTGGTACGCCCGGCGCGACTACGGCAGCACGACAGCCGACCGGGTCCGCAAGATCCTGGAACGCGGGCTGCGCGGGACGTGGCCGGCGGCCGAGGAGATCGCCGACCGGTTGTCGGTCAGCGTGCAGCACCTGCGGCGGTTGCTGCGCGAGGAGAAGACGTCGGTCAGCGGGATCAAGGAGGAGATCCTGCGGGACGCCGCCATCGACAGCCTGGTCCGCGGCGAGGAATCGGTCGACGACCTGGCCGTGCGCCTCGGCTTCTCGGAGGCCAGCGCGTTCCGGCGGGCCTTCCGCCGGTGGACCGGCAGCCCACCCGGCGCGTACCGCGCCGACGAGCACTGACACACGCGCTAGCCCAGGTCGACGGCCCAGCTGTCCAGCATGGCCTTGGCGTCCACAGTGTTGAGTGGTCGTGGCGGGTCGGCTGGTGTGCGGCTGAATCGGGGCGCCGGAGCGGGCTGCCGGGTTCCGCCGACGTCAACGAACGCCGTGCGGGCGGTGTTGTGCGGGTGGTCCGGCGCTTCGAGGGGCGTGAGCACGGGAGCGACGCAGGCGTCGACGTCCGCGAAGACGCCGGCCCATTCGTCCATGGTGCGCTGCTTGAACACGGCCGCCAGTTGTTCCCGCAGCTGGGGCCAGCGGCCAAAGTCGTACTGGTGTGGCGCGTCCTCGATGCCCAATGTGGACACCAGCTGGTCGTAGAACTCCGCTTCGACCGCCCCGACCGAGATGTAGCGGCCGTCGGCGCATTCGTACGTGTCGTAGAAGGGCGCGCCGGAGTCGAAGAGGTTCCCGCCGCGCGGGTTCGGCCAGAGCCCCACGTCCCGCATGCCGTGGATGAACGTCATCAGCAGCGACGAGCCGTCCACCATCGCGGCGTCGACCACCTGTCCCTGGCCGGACGACTGGCGTTCCAGCAGCGCCGCCAGCACGCCGAGCGCCATCAGCATCCCGCCGCCGCCGAAGTCGCCGACCAGGTTCAGCGGCGGCACGGGCCGGTGCCCGGCGGGGCCGATGGGATCGAGCGCGCCGGAGATCGCCAGGTAGTTGATGTCGTGGCCGGCTCGCGGCGCCAGCGGGCCGTCCTGCCCCCACCCGGTCATCCTGGCGTAGACCAGCCGGGGGTTGCGCTCGAGCAGGTCGTTCGGGCCGACCCCGAGTCGCTCGGCGACACCGGGCCGGAATCCCTCGGCGAACACGTCGGCCGACTCCACGATCCGGATCAGCGTGGCCAGGTCCCCGGGGTCCTTGAGGTCCAGCGCGATCGTGCTGCGGCCGCGGTCGAGCACACCGGCGGGCAGGTCCAGCCCGCGGGCGCGGCTGCGGCGGTCCACGCGCAGCACGTCGGCGCCCAGGTCGGCCAGGATCATCGCGCCGAACGCGCCCGGCGCCAGGCTGGCGAGCTCGACGACCCGGATTCCGCTGAGAGGTCCCATGCGTCCAGCGTGGTGCAGCCGCGCGCACGACGGCATGACCGGCGCGCTCCATGTCTGTGACCGTCCCGCGCACGAAAGGGGACACGCCTCACCCAGTGGAGCACCTCACTCCGAGTGGCGGCCACGCGCAAGCGGTTGTACTGCTGAAATGACAGGAAGGGGCACACCTCATGGCCACTGTGGCTGATCAGCTCGTCCGGACGTTGCGTGACGCGGGCGTCGAACGCGTGTACGGCATCGTCGGCGACAGCCTGAACACGATCGTGGACGCGATCCGCAAGACCGACGGCATCGAATGGGTGCACGTACGCCACGAGGAAGCCGCGGCGTTCGCGGCCGCCTCAGAGGCCCAGGTGACCGGCAGACTGGCGGTCTGCGCGGGCAGTTGCGGTCCGGGCAACCTGCACCTGATCAACGGCCTGTACGACGCGCACAGGTCAGCTGCGCCGGTGCTGGCGATCGCCTCGCACATCCCGTCGGTGCAGATCGGGACCGGCTTCTTCCAGGAGACGCATCCCACGCAGCTGTTCGCCG
This window contains:
- a CDS encoding MFS transporter → MSTRQARAVLALVTAGSLLVVIDIVIVTVGLPQIQRDLGGSLAGVQWVIVAYTVTMGAVTQVTGTLSDRLGRRTVYLTGIVLFTASSLACGLAPGVVFLDVARGLQGIGGAILMANSLPLISHEFEGQRRNMAIATWTTAATAAGLIAPVLGGVLVDVTSWRAMFLVNVPVGVVAFVLAYAKLPAPPRSGAERQPIDWAGAVLLIASLGLLTFALLRGGDQGWGSAPTIVQLGLAVLLFVVFLGIQKRAQAPTLELSLFRVPAFTGAVSAVLMSRVLTIGGTVYFVQYFQGALHFTATGTGLMLVPGAVAQMGAGMLAGKLQARFPPGPIVALGYACKGVAATWLGFAMSPTAGVVTLAVPLLIWGFGGGIAGAPVMSVAMGVVDKQHAGMVGGTVTTLAAIGGGIGTAVLGVLYTAHAQGTTEDAVASGASAVLFASAALAVVTLALVLVLINPRSVPGR
- a CDS encoding MaoC/PaaZ C-terminal domain-containing protein yields the protein MSFHREVIGVWGEPVEFPVTRDHIIAYTRATNDPTGVHLAGDQAPPVYAVVPAFRTMADTTLSAAPDELMARILHGEHDFHFHRPIVPGDVLTCRAKVTGIHGKSSGVVVTTKLETRDAGDGLVNEQYFVGFFRGGQFGEALGEAAPGHLFDEGLRGRDPDRVTAQKYDDDQTFRYAEASGDPMPIHLDDDFARSVGLPGIIVHGLCTMAFVSHALPDPERLSRLAVRFSAPALPRNTITTSGWRTDGGYTFETVTDEGTTVIKDGLAHYAGAAA
- a CDS encoding lipid-transfer protein; this encodes MNKVYVVGVGMTKFEKPGGDRDYPAMAKEAGTKALEDAGVSYDKVREAYVGFCYGDSTSGQRAVYELGMTGIPVVNVNNNCSTASTALFLAARAVRGGLADCALALGFEKMKSGSLEAGHTDREQPLLRHIERLARLHEFQMPVAPWMFAAAGREHMARYGTTAEQFAKIGLKNHKHSVNNPYAQFQDEYTLDDILAAKPIVDPLTRLQCSPTSDGSAAAIVASESFVDKHGLAGQAVEIIGQSMVTDLENTFDGTAAGIVGLHMTKAAALEVYEQAGIGPEDIGVLELHDCFSVNELLTYEALGLCGPGEGGKLVDNGDTTYGGKWVVNPSGGLISKGHPLGATGLAQCAEMTWQVRGTADARQVPGVKVALSHNIGLGGAAVVTAYRGAAA
- a CDS encoding SRPBCC family protein, with the protein product MITIEKTTELPASAEKIWSAVSDLARWEDWLTIHQKWKSDLPAEISLGTKVTGVASVLNMPNTIEWTVDEWDVPNKLAISGKGMAGVEVAISLAVSPHGDGSKLVVVSSFAGQMIVGAIAGAIERASRQELDTSLANLAKLVA
- a CDS encoding SDR family oxidoreductase — encoded protein: MGLLDGRVAIVTGAAHGIGRAHALLLAREGARVVVNDVEAEPLAEVADAIGGEAHTGSIADWDNAKALVQQAVDSYGRLDVVVNNAGILRDSFLASTEESQFDAVIAVHLKGHFAVMHHAAAHWKAESKAGRQPNGAIINTSSISGTTMPNPGQTVYGAAKAGIAAMTLVAAMEMERYGVRVNAIAPIARTRLTLATPGMGAMFAAEVPEGQFDAFDPANIAPVVAYLASEKCPFTGKVFTVQGGAISLLEGWRTVGNVERDGPWDAAELGEQLSVWA
- a CDS encoding AraC family transcriptional regulator; this encodes MSTQTVPIHVVHRLLKQAQRRGVDITPLLRAAGIPGDIAYRPKTRVTVEQMAKVTQDLWKLTDDELFGIGPPIPLGTLKFVTLSIIHAPDLRTVVIRTCGASRVLTGVPRIKARFGESTTRVELDVSRLDDPEHLGTELLVALVHRWTSWLIGRRIALRCVQLPYPVPPYAADYHAMYGRMPVFDGPDGTVALEFDSALLSAPVVRDENDLADYLSDQPGVWYARRDYGSTTADRVRKILERGLRGTWPAAEEIADRLSVSVQHLRRLLREEKTSVSGIKEEILRDAAIDSLVRGEESVDDLAVRLGFSEASAFRRAFRRWTGSPPGAYRADEH
- a CDS encoding CaiB/BaiF CoA transferase family protein; amino-acid sequence: MGPLSGIRVVELASLAPGAFGAMILADLGADVLRVDRRSRARGLDLPAGVLDRGRSTIALDLKDPGDLATLIRIVESADVFAEGFRPGVAERLGVGPNDLLERNPRLVYARMTGWGQDGPLAPRAGHDINYLAISGALDPIGPAGHRPVPPLNLVGDFGGGGMLMALGVLAALLERQSSGQGQVVDAAMVDGSSLLMTFIHGMRDVGLWPNPRGGNLFDSGAPFYDTYECADGRYISVGAVEAEFYDQLVSTLGIEDAPHQYDFGRWPQLREQLAAVFKQRTMDEWAGVFADVDACVAPVLTPLEAPDHPHNTARTAFVDVGGTRQPAPAPRFSRTPADPPRPLNTVDAKAMLDSWAVDLG